A region from the Arachis ipaensis cultivar K30076 chromosome B01, Araip1.1, whole genome shotgun sequence genome encodes:
- the LOC107632897 gene encoding LOW QUALITY PROTEIN: transcription elongation factor B polypeptide 3-like (The sequence of the model RefSeq protein was modified relative to this genomic sequence to represent the inferred CDS: deleted 1 base in 1 codon): MMRKGEVQLPARKLPSLVDLCVQKIIDNIRYLGNVGCVDLHLLERILPHCTVDQLMHVEKASEGADLSPVTDKLWKGFFEKQYGSNCSKEVMRRMREKKVSFKWKQLYEAKQKEIAEAEKEVSNRIRNLYKKEDAKKQSRQVQLCTKTPPSSKKRFWGDGPGYNVSNLKSNIMKKSKIEFLKSHEMKNLAVMKKNTFQRTSSSTSIIRTGSTSGIGSTSKDPNPSEGCFRSKLCERWQCYGSLFAFKL; encoded by the exons ATGATGAGAAAAGGCGAAGTTCAATTACCTGCGCGGAAACTTCCATCCCTGGTTGATCTCTGTGTTCAgaaaataatagataatataagATACCTTGGAAATGTTGGTTGTGTCGATCTACACCTGCTCGAGCGAATTTTGCCACACTGCACGGTTGATCAGTTGATGCATGTGGAGAAGGCAAGCGAA GGAGCTGATTTGAGTCCGGTGACTGATAAGTTATGGAAAGGATTCTTTGAAAAGCAGTACGGGTCAAATTGCTCCAAGGAAGTAATGAGGAGGATGAGAGAAAAGAAAGTGTCATTTAAATGGAAGCAGTTGTACGAG GCAAAACAGAAAGAAATAGCCGAGGCTGAGAAGGAAGTATCTAATCGAATCAGGAATCTGTACAAGAAAGAAGATGCAA AAAAACAGAGTAGGCAAGTACAGCTGTGCACTAAAACTCCTCCTTCAAGTAAAAAAAGATTCTGGGGAG ATGGACCAGGTTACAATGTGTCAAATTTGAAGAGCAACATAATGAAGAAATCAAAGATAGAATTTCTAAAGAG TCATGAGATGAAAAATCTTGCAGTGATGAAGAAGAATACTTTCCAGAGGACTAGTAG TTCAACAAGCATTATAAGGACTGGAAGTACTTCTGGAATTGGTTCAACATCAAAAGAT CCAAATCCATCAGAAGGATGTTTTAGGAGCAAATTATGTGAGAGATGGCAATGCTATGGATCATTATTTGCTTTTAAACTGTAA